Genomic window (Gelria sp. Kuro-4):
CGCTCACCTTTCGCCCGGCGCACAGGGTGCAAGGCCTCCGGCCCCGGAAGGCGGGCACGCTGGTGGTGCTCGCGGGACCGGACCGGGGTTCTACCTTCACCCTGTGGGGCGATATAATATACGTAGGGCGGCGCGCTACAAATCACGTCGTCCTGCATGACCCCGGCATCTCCCGCGTTCACTTGGAGCTCGTGCGGACGGCCGACGGGTGGCGGATAAAAGACCGGGGCAGCCTTAACGGGACCTGGGTCAACGGCGAGTGCGTTACGGAGACTTTGCTCGAGCCGGGCGATCAGATTACTCTGGGTTCAACCTGCCTTGAGTACCGGGAGTGATGGTGCATGTCCGTCATGAGCATCCTGCGACTGGCAGTACACCTTCTTTTCCTTGCTTTTTTCTACCGCTTTCTTTACAGTATAGTCAAAGCCATCGAACGGGACCTCGCGGCGGCCGGTACGGAGAAGAACCCCAGGGGTGGCCGCCGTGAGGGCCCGGCAGGAGAGTGAGGAGATTGCTGAAGACCTGGGCGCAAACCGATGTGGGGCGCGTGCGTGCCAACAATGAAGACGCGTTCTGGGAAGGCGGTGGCAGGGACTGGTACCTGGCCTTGGTGGCCGACGGCATGGGCGGTCACCAGGCGGGCGAGGTGGCCAGCCGGGTGGCGGCGGAGGTTATCGGCCGGACGGTGGAAAGCGCCGACCCCGCCGGTAAAGACGGGCCCGCCTGCCGAGCGCTGCTTCTCAAGGCCGTCGCCCGGGCAAATGATGAGGTGTACCGGCTCGCCCAAAAAGAGCCCGGTCTGGCCGGCATGGGCACCACTGTGACGGCTGCCCTGATCCACGGGCGGGAGATGGAACTGGCGCACGTGGGTGACAGTCGTGCTTACCGCCTGCGGGGGGAGCGGCTGGAACTACTCACGGAGGACCATTCCCTGGTCCAGGAGCTGGTCAACCAGGGCTCCCTTGCTCCCGGCGAGGCGCGCTTTCACCCCCAGCGGCACATTCTGACCCGGGCCCTGGGGACGGGGCCGGTGCTCAAGGTGGATACGCGCCACGAAGAGCTGCGGCCGGGCGACGTACTGCTTTTATGCACGGACGGCCTTTCGGGGACGCTGAGCGATGCGGAACTTCTGGAGACGCTCAGAAACACGCCGCGGGCGCAAGCGGGCGCCGAGCTCATCCGGCTGGCGA
Coding sequences:
- a CDS encoding Stp1/IreP family PP2C-type Ser/Thr phosphatase, whose product is MLKTWAQTDVGRVRANNEDAFWEGGGRDWYLALVADGMGGHQAGEVASRVAAEVIGRTVESADPAGKDGPACRALLLKAVARANDEVYRLAQKEPGLAGMGTTVTAALIHGREMELAHVGDSRAYRLRGERLELLTEDHSLVQELVNQGSLAPGEARFHPQRHILTRALGTGPVLKVDTRHEELRPGDVLLLCTDGLSGTLSDAELLETLRNTPRAQAGAELIRLANSRGGRDNVTVVIVEVGAAV